One Aliiroseovarius sediminilitoris DNA window includes the following coding sequences:
- the amt gene encoding ammonium transporter, with protein MKHKLVISTALLAALPGLALAQEAGGEAAAHTQFILTSVLFLLGGIMVFWMAAGFSMLEAGLVRSKNVTMQLTKNVALFSIAAIMYWLAGYGIMYPGEWLIEGWLGPFFAVTSLDPVGVAADAVDIGYASGASDFFFQLMFCATTASIVSGTLAERIKLWPFLAFVVVLTGFIYPIEASWQWGGGWLSEAGFSDFAGSTLVHAAGGFAALAGVLTLGPRIGKYKDGRTVPMPGSNLPLATLGTFILWLGWFGFNGGSQLAMGTISDVSDVARIFANTNMAAASGAVVAMIMTQLLFKKVDLTMTLNGALAGLVSITAEPLAPSLFQALIIGGIGGVIVVFVVPLLDKLKIDDVVGAIPVHLAAGFWGTFIVAWTNADASYGTQIMGFLAIGIFVFAVSFIVFAIIKATMGLRVSEEEEVGGLDMAELGMEAYPEFTNG; from the coding sequence ATGAAACATAAACTTGTAATATCGACAGCCCTGCTGGCAGCATTGCCCGGCTTGGCTTTGGCCCAAGAGGCGGGCGGCGAGGCCGCCGCCCATACGCAATTCATCCTCACATCCGTGCTGTTTCTTCTGGGTGGCATCATGGTGTTCTGGATGGCCGCAGGTTTTTCAATGTTGGAGGCTGGTCTTGTCCGTTCAAAGAACGTGACCATGCAGCTGACCAAGAATGTCGCGCTCTTTTCCATCGCGGCAATCATGTATTGGCTCGCGGGCTATGGCATCATGTATCCCGGTGAATGGCTGATCGAAGGCTGGCTTGGGCCGTTCTTTGCCGTGACGTCGCTCGATCCGGTTGGTGTTGCTGCCGATGCGGTGGACATTGGCTATGCCTCCGGCGCGTCTGACTTCTTTTTCCAGTTGATGTTTTGCGCCACCACGGCGTCGATTGTGTCGGGAACGCTGGCCGAACGCATCAAGCTGTGGCCCTTCCTTGCTTTCGTGGTCGTTCTGACCGGCTTTATTTATCCGATCGAAGCAAGTTGGCAGTGGGGCGGCGGCTGGTTGTCGGAAGCGGGTTTCTCGGACTTCGCGGGTTCCACCCTTGTGCACGCTGCCGGTGGCTTCGCCGCTCTGGCAGGTGTCCTGACCCTTGGTCCGCGCATTGGTAAATACAAAGATGGTCGCACCGTACCGATGCCGGGGTCGAACCTGCCGCTCGCAACGCTGGGGACATTCATCCTGTGGCTGGGCTGGTTCGGGTTCAATGGTGGTTCGCAACTGGCGATGGGCACGATCTCGGACGTGTCGGACGTGGCGCGGATCTTTGCCAATACCAACATGGCCGCAGCTTCGGGTGCCGTCGTTGCGATGATCATGACGCAGCTTCTGTTCAAGAAAGTCGATCTGACGATGACCCTGAACGGTGCTCTGGCGGGCCTGGTGTCGATCACGGCAGAACCGCTGGCCCCGTCACTGTTTCAGGCGCTGATTATTGGCGGTATCGGTGGGGTGATCGTGGTCTTTGTCGTGCCGCTGCTGGACAAGCTGAAGATCGACGACGTGGTCGGTGCGATCCCGGTTCACCTTGCGGCAGGTTTCTGGGGCACGTTCATCGTGGCCTGGACCAACGCAGACGCCAGCTATGGCACCCAGATCATGGGGTTCCTTGCCATCGGCATCTTTGTCTTCGCGGTCAGCTTCATCGTCTTTGCGATCATCAAGGCGACGATGGGCCTGCGGGTCAGCGAGGAAGAAGAGGTGGGCGGCCTCGACATGGCCGAGTTGGGCATGGAAGCCTATCCCGAGTTCACCAACGGGTGA
- a CDS encoding P-II family nitrogen regulator, translating into MKLIIAAIKPFKLEEVREALTSVGVTGMMVTEIKGFGAQSGHTEIYRGAEYAVNFLPKVKLEIVVDDDLAPDVVETIAKSAHTGKIGDGKIFTLDVGDALRVRTGETGLEAL; encoded by the coding sequence GTGAAACTGATCATAGCAGCGATCAAACCGTTCAAGCTGGAAGAGGTGCGCGAGGCGCTGACCTCGGTCGGGGTGACGGGGATGATGGTCACAGAAATAAAAGGATTCGGCGCGCAATCGGGCCATACCGAGATTTATCGCGGTGCGGAATATGCCGTGAATTTCCTGCCAAAAGTAAAGCTGGAGATCGTCGTTGACGATGATCTGGCACCTGATGTTGTCGAAACCATCGCTAAGTCGGCGCACACCGGCAAAATCGGCGACGGCAAAATCTTCACCCTCGATGTGGGCGACGCCTTGCGCGTGCGCACCGGCGAGACCGGCTTGGAAGCCCTTTGA